From Longimicrobiaceae bacterium:
TCCTGGCCCTGCTGCAAGGAGCGAGCGCTACCTGGCGTCGAGCGCCGCGCCGAACTCCGCCCAGGACACGCCGAGTGCCCGGAGGAGTCGACCCAGGCTGTGAACGGTGGGGCTCTTCTCCCCACGCTCCAGCTGCCCGACGTAGTTCCGGTGGATCTTGGCCCGCGCGGCGAGATCGATCTGGGTCAGGCCCCTCTGCTCCCGCAGCTCCCGCAACACCGAACCGAGCGCATCCTCCGGCCAGCTTTGCTCAGCCACGATTCCCCTCCCGCCCCACGCTCCACCCATACCCCTGAGAGGGCGTCCGTCCCCCTGG
This genomic window contains:
- a CDS encoding helix-turn-helix transcriptional regulator; translation: MAEQSWPEDALGSVLRELREQRGLTQIDLAARAKIHRNYVGQLERGEKSPTVHSLGRLLRALGVSWAEFGAALDAR